In Vicinamibacteria bacterium, the following proteins share a genomic window:
- a CDS encoding CDP-alcohol phosphatidyltransferase family protein, whose translation MTAAFPVFAVVLAAALLSIAVYGLLPRRDADADRRGSRFLLGLGDFLLHWFLWAIGPAERAALRLGLTPSGLNATGLGLGILGGLFIGFGGLELGGWAIVLSGVCDVLDGRIARARSLTSAYGKFMDSTLDRFVEAFTFLGFAAYLRHRPWGSFMATAALAGSLLVSYAQSRGETVGVTGAGGLMQRGERLLLICLACLVDPTLTLWRAQPEGTIVVWVLAFIAVATFGTAIYRTAWIAGRLRGHGDP comes from the coding sequence GTGACCGCGGCCTTCCCGGTCTTCGCCGTGGTCCTGGCCGCCGCTCTCCTCTCCATCGCGGTATACGGGCTCTTGCCTCGGAGGGACGCCGATGCCGACCGCAGGGGCTCCCGGTTCCTGCTCGGGCTCGGCGATTTTCTCCTGCACTGGTTCCTGTGGGCGATCGGCCCCGCCGAGAGGGCCGCCCTCCGCCTCGGCCTCACCCCGAGTGGCCTGAACGCGACGGGCCTCGGCCTCGGGATTCTGGGCGGTCTTTTCATCGGTTTCGGGGGCCTGGAGTTGGGGGGGTGGGCCATCGTGCTCTCCGGGGTCTGCGACGTGCTGGATGGTCGGATCGCACGAGCCCGCAGCCTCACTTCCGCTTACGGGAAGTTCATGGACAGCACCCTCGACCGCTTCGTGGAGGCCTTCACCTTCCTGGGCTTCGCGGCCTACCTCCGCCACCGGCCCTGGGGATCGTTCATGGCGACGGCTGCCCTCGCCGGATCCCTGCTCGTGAGCTACGCCCAGTCCCGGGGCGAGACCGTGGGAGTGACGGGCGCGGGCGGCCTCATGCAGCGCGGGGAGCGCCTGTTACTCATCTGCTTGGCCTGCCTCGTCGACCCCACCCTCACCCTCTGGCGTGCGCAACCTGAGGGAACGATCGTGGTCTGGGTGCTGGCTTTCATAGCCGTCGCCACCTTTGGCACCGCCATCTATCGGACGGCCTGGATCGCAGGTCGGCTTCGGGGACACGGGGATCCCTGA